Proteins encoded in a region of the Sterolibacterium denitrificans genome:
- the dapB gene encoding 4-hydroxy-tetrahydrodipicolinate reductase produces MNKIRIAIAGASGRMGRTLIEAILQTDDVVLAAALEQPGSAWLGRDAGEFVGASCGVRISDDIEAALQQSDCLIDFTRPEGSLRHLAICRRLGVHMVVGTTGFTAEGRQAIQDASRDIPIVFSPNMAVGVNAVFRLLDVAARILDEGYDIEVIEAHHRHKVDAPSGTALRMGEVLAAALGRDLAECAVYGREGHTGERPATQIGFATVRGGDIVGDHTVLFAGTGERIEITHKSASRKPYATGSLRAVRFMRDKKSGLFDMQDVLGLR; encoded by the coding sequence ATGAACAAGATCCGCATCGCCATTGCCGGCGCTTCTGGCCGCATGGGCCGTACCCTGATCGAAGCCATCCTGCAGACGGATGACGTCGTGCTCGCGGCCGCGCTCGAACAGCCGGGAAGCGCCTGGCTGGGCAGGGATGCGGGCGAGTTCGTCGGTGCATCCTGTGGCGTCAGGATCAGCGACGATATCGAAGCCGCATTGCAGCAATCGGATTGCCTGATCGACTTCACCCGTCCGGAAGGCAGCTTGCGTCATCTCGCGATCTGTCGCCGTCTCGGCGTGCACATGGTGGTTGGCACGACCGGTTTCACCGCCGAAGGCCGGCAGGCCATCCAGGACGCCTCGCGCGACATCCCCATCGTCTTTTCGCCCAACATGGCGGTCGGCGTGAATGCGGTGTTTCGTCTGCTCGACGTCGCCGCGCGCATACTCGACGAAGGTTACGACATCGAAGTGATCGAAGCGCACCACCGCCACAAGGTCGACGCGCCATCGGGAACGGCATTGCGCATGGGCGAGGTGCTGGCAGCGGCGCTGGGCCGTGATCTTGCCGAGTGCGCCGTGTATGGCCGCGAAGGCCACACCGGCGAGCGGCCGGCGACGCAGATCGGTTTTGCCACGGTGCGCGGAGGCGACATCGTCGGCGATCACACCGTGCTGTTCGCCGGTACCGGCGAGCGCATTGAAATAACTCACAAGTCGGCCAGCCGCAAGCCCTATGCCACGGGTTCCCTGCGCGCCGTGCGCTTCATGCGAGACAAGAAATCCGGCTTGTTCGACATGCAGGACGTGCTGGGTTTGCGCTGA
- the carA gene encoding glutamine-hydrolyzing carbamoyl-phosphate synthase small subunit gives MSQFPPAILALADGTVFRGRGIGASGVSVGEVVFNTAMTGYQEILTDPSYSRQITTLTYPHIGNVGINSEDSEGGVANQVYAAGLVIRDLPLQVSSWRCEQSLDAYLRAQNVVAIADVDTRKLTRILREQGAQSGCLMAGEIDESLAIDKARGFAGLAGVDLAKVVSCTQPYPWIEGEWQLGKGCMPQENLQYHVVAYDFGVKRNILRMLASRGCRLTVVPAQTSAAEVLALKPDGVFLSNGPGDPEPCDYAIAAIREFLARGIPTFGICLGHQLLALASGARTVKMKFGHHGANHPVKDLDSGQVLITSQNHGFAADAATLPDNLRVTHVSLFDGSLQGIARTDVPAFSFQGHPEASPGPNDVAYLFDRFIGMLEKNRGQAPGG, from the coding sequence GTGAGCCAGTTTCCGCCCGCCATACTTGCATTAGCCGACGGGACGGTGTTTCGGGGGCGCGGTATCGGCGCTTCGGGCGTCAGTGTCGGCGAGGTGGTGTTCAACACGGCAATGACCGGCTATCAGGAGATCCTCACCGATCCTTCCTATTCCCGCCAGATTACCACGCTGACCTACCCGCACATCGGCAACGTCGGTATCAACAGCGAAGACAGCGAGGGCGGCGTCGCCAATCAGGTCTATGCGGCCGGTCTGGTGATTCGCGATCTGCCGTTGCAGGTTTCCAGTTGGCGTTGCGAACAATCGCTGGATGCCTACCTGCGGGCGCAGAATGTGGTTGCCATTGCCGATGTCGATACCCGCAAGCTGACGCGCATCCTGCGTGAGCAGGGTGCCCAGTCGGGTTGTCTGATGGCCGGCGAGATCGATGAATCCCTCGCCATCGACAAGGCGCGCGGGTTTGCCGGGCTTGCCGGCGTGGATCTGGCCAAGGTGGTGAGTTGCACGCAGCCTTATCCCTGGATCGAGGGCGAGTGGCAGTTGGGCAAGGGCTGCATGCCGCAGGAAAACCTGCAATACCATGTCGTGGCCTACGACTTCGGCGTCAAGCGCAATATTCTGCGGATGCTGGCCAGCCGCGGCTGCCGCCTTACCGTCGTGCCGGCGCAGACCTCGGCTGCCGAGGTGCTGGCACTCAAGCCGGATGGCGTCTTTCTGTCGAACGGCCCGGGCGATCCTGAACCCTGCGACTACGCCATCGCGGCGATTCGCGAGTTCCTTGCGCGCGGCATCCCGACCTTCGGCATCTGCCTGGGGCATCAGTTGCTGGCACTGGCTTCGGGCGCGCGAACCGTCAAGATGAAATTCGGCCATCACGGCGCCAATCATCCCGTCAAGGATCTCGATAGCGGTCAGGTATTGATCACCAGCCAGAACCATGGTTTTGCCGCCGATGCGGCGACGCTGCCGGATAATCTGCGCGTCACCCACGTCTCGCTGTTCGACGGCAGCCTGCAGGGCATCGCGCGTACCGACGTGCCGGCCTTCAGCTTTCAGGGGCATCCGGAGGCCAGTCCGGGACCGAATGACGTCGCGTACCTGTTCGATCGCTTCATTGGAATGCTGGAGAAAAACAGGGGCCAGGCGCCGGGAGGCTAG